The Patagioenas fasciata isolate bPatFas1 chromosome 25, bPatFas1.hap1, whole genome shotgun sequence genome includes a region encoding these proteins:
- the GJA4 gene encoding gap junction alpha-4 protein, with the protein MGDWGFLEKLLDQVQEHSTVIGKIWLTVLFIFRILILGLAGESVWGDEQSDFVCNTKQPGCTNVCYDKAFPISHIRYWVLQFLFVSTPTLIYLGHVVYLSRKEEKLKQQESELRAIQSKDPKIEQALAAVEKKMSKIYVTEDGRLKIRGALMWTYIISVICKSVFEAGFLVGQWYLYGFSMVPRYVCKRDPCPHQVDCFISRPTEKSIFIIFMLVMGLVSLVLNLLELFHLCCKNLLNNVKKVPVPAGPSPDTFANDMASGPYVPKHYPFLPMAESHTTSYQAYNKLSSEQNWANLHNEENLALVGSSRALSNPYTPKGPDAPTPEEKLCSRPGSSASKKQYV; encoded by the coding sequence ATGGGCGACTGGGGTTTCCTAGAGAAACTTCTGGACCAGGTCCAGGAGCACTCGACTGTGATCGGGAAGATCTGGCTCACCGTGCTCTTCATCTTCCGCATCCTCATCCTGGGCTTGGCTGGGGAGTCCGTCTGGGGGGACGAGCAGTCGGATTTTGTGTGCAACACCAAGCAGCCGGGCTGCACCAATGTCTGCTATGACAAAGCTTTCCCCATCTCCCACATCCGCTACTGGGTGCTCCAGTTCCTCTTTGTCAGTACCCCAACCCTGATTTACCTCGGCCACGTTGTCTATCTCTCCCGgaaggaggagaagctgaagCAACAGGAGAGCGAGCTTCGGGCTATCCAAAGCAAGGACCCGAAGATCGAGCAGGCCCTGGCAGCCGTGGAGAAGAAGATGTCCAAGATCTATGTGACTGAGGATGGGCGGCTCAAGATCCGAGGGGCACTGATGTGGACGTACATCATCAGTGTGATCTGCAAGAGTGTCTTTGAGGCTGGCTTCCTCGTTGGCCAGTGGTACCTGTACGGTTTCTCCATGGTGCCCCGCTACGTGTGCAAGAGGGACCCCTGTCCCCATCAGGTGGACTGCTTCATCTCCCGCCCCACTGAGAAGagcatcttcatcatcttcatgctGGTGATGGGGCTGGTCTCCTTAGTCCTGAACCTCCTGGAGCTTTTCCACCTCTGCTGCAAGAACCTGCTCAACAACGTCAAGAAGGTGCCGGTGCCAGCTGGCCCGAGCCCGGACACCTTTGCCAATGACATGGCCTCAGGTCCCTACGTGCCCAAGCACTACCCCTTCCTGCCCATGGCCGAGAGCCACACAACATCCTACCAGGCCTACAACAAGCTCTCCAGCGAGCAGAACTGGGCCAACCTCCACAACGAGGAGAACCTCGCACTGGttggcagcagcagagccctgtccaaccccTACACCCCCAAGGGTCCCGATGCCCCCACCCCAGAGGAGAAGCTGTGCAGCCGGCCAGGGAGCTCAGCCTCCAAAAAGCAGTATGTCTAG